From Ananas comosus cultivar F153 linkage group 2, ASM154086v1, whole genome shotgun sequence:
ACGAACCTACCAATTAGCATATGTACGGACCTTAACTTAATATAACCTTTTATGGCTTCCCAAATTCTATTAGAATTAAATGATTTAAGgcaaaaatttcattaaattacaTAATATTCCTTCTAAGAAGTTAAAAACTAGTAGGGATTTACTAATATATCAAAGATTAAATTaagtaataaaatcaaaattttaaaagtttagataaCCATCCTAGCTTTTCTACCATTAACATATTACGATTGCTTGGTCCATGATAGTCACTCGTAGACCGGGTGTATATATCCAAAAATAAGCCTTGCAGGGGGGAAtagagaggattttttttttttttttttttttttggtcctttccttattttaatattaagcATGGGCAATAGAACAGTAATAGTTGTAACACAAAGTATATTACTATAATCACTCTATCTTTTGTcggttatattttatataatcaaTCCTTGTTACTAACACAACTTGAAATTGACTACAAACTCCTCCATTAAAAGACAAAATCAATAACTAATAAAAATTGACTACTCCTTAACACTCACACAGGCCCCTCAGTTTCGGGTCGGGTTTGTAGAGGATTAAGATCCTAATTAAATAGACCTCGAAACTAAGATATCAGTTCGGATTCAACTGCGGGTTCGGTTAAATTTGGGTCATCAACGATCTAAACAATGAGTAATGACAAAGATGATTGGAAAAGGTAACTTCAATTGTGGTTTACTACCAAAACCAAATTTCTATTGAACACTTTTCACTGGTAAGTACAAATGAGCTTTTAGCTAAATTAATGGTTAAGATTTGCATATATTTAGGGCCTGGTTAACAGGGgagggaagagaaaaaaaacctGTTGCATGAGAAAGCTGTTTCCCACCAAACATGAAAAAGTGACTAATGATAGCAAATCCTCTAGTTTCCAAGTTGGCATGATTAATGAAAAAGCCAAATGTGGTTGGagatttttacccaaaaaaataaaaataaaaataaaaatatttgtagtTGGGAGTTTTGGGAGTTTTCCCACAACTAAAAGCAACATAATAATAAGGGTCCAAAACTAGCTATTTTGGAGCTCTCTCTTTTGGTGGTTGGATTAACAACCACCTATCAGTCTCTTTATAGAAGATTCtttgttatcaattttgatctcatgtattttttttttcctttcttgagAATTTGTGTTTCAATTACAAGTGGTGGATCTAATCAACTTATTTTAGAACACACACGTTTAATCATTTCCATCTGGCTTTGATTTGAGTTCCAAACTAGTTggaatagatatatatagaagaaacttctctattttacaaaaaaggaaaaaagaaataattagctagagggtaaaaaaaaaaaaaaaaactatttcctTTTATAATTGGAGAAATGCACTTTAACTCTCTACGCAAATTGTCATTGGTTATACTAATTCTTAATCATTGAGTACATGAGTACAGTTCATGTGTTGCTTCATTATACTACgcatatttttctttaattttaaaataaattagctTCTTGCATCTGCTTAACCTccatagaaattaaaattaggTGACCTACTGTGAAACAATAAATTTTCGCACCTCGGTCATCGAAGGCCGCCATGTCGCGGATGCTCTAATGCAGAGAGCCGCGACGAACGTAAGCCGCTTCAGCTGCTCGACGTcgtagccgccgccgccgccgagccgcGGATCCACCAATGCTTCCACAATGCCATCACTGAGATATGGCTTAGCctatgaacaacaacaaaaaaaaaaaaaaggaaaaaaaaaattcaccagGTAACATTAGAATGATTATGATTATAACCATATATAACAATTAATATGACTTGTTCAGCAAGAGGAAATTAATTAGTAGTATAATCTTTGTTTCAGGGGGCATTGTGTAAAACTTTACCCAGCTAAGCAAGCTCTTGTGAGACCCATCAACTGGTTTCCTCCCTGATATGAGCTCCAAGAGAAACACTCCGAACGCGAACACGTCGGTTTTCTCGTCGACGATTCCGTGCGTAAAATACTCCGGTGCTAGGCACCTGATCGAGTCACAAAAATCACAGTTTGTATCGCCGTCGTCGAGCTCGATTTAAAGCTACATATATACAGTTTGCTTGCTGTTTCTTTCGACAGAAAAAGCTCGCTAGCTCACCCGAATGTGCCTTCGATCGGGGCGACGGCCCGGTGGGTCCACTCCTTCGGAAGCCATCTCGCGAGCCCGAAATCGGAAATCTGAGACGGCCGCATTCCAATTTTGATTACAGCCAGCCTAAAATGCGGATTTCATGCGAAGAAAATGAAGAGCCAGCCAGCCAGCCAGCCAGCCAGCCAGCCCAAAATTACCAACCTGGGGTACGAAGTTTGATGTGAGGAGTACATTTGATGTCTTGATATCTCTGTGTATGATCCTCCTCTGACACCCCTTGTGGAGGTACTGAAGCCCCCGCGCCGTCCCGACTGCGATCTCGAACCTCAATTTCCACGCCATCGGCGCCGAATTCTCGTCTACAAATCAAGCACGACGGAAAAACTGTGTAACGAAAGCTCGAtcgaacatatatatatatatatatatatatatatagtatagtatagtatagtgtttcatttccattattattattatttcttttcctctcgTGAATGGTTTAGTTACCGTGGAGGTTAGAGGACACGGAGCCCCGCGAAGAGAACTCGAAGATTAGGTAGAGCTCGCGGTCGACGCAGCAGCCGAGGAGGCACGAAACGTTCGGGTGTCGGACGTGGCCGATCGTGCCGAGCTCCGTCAAGAAGTCCTTCTCCTTTTGCTCGTCGGTGGCGGCCTGCGTTAGCCTTTTCACGGCAATCACCTCCCCGTTCTGCATGACGCCTCTGTACACCTCCGCGTACCCGCCTCTCCCCACCAAGTTATCTAAccaaaaaagatttaaattatataattccggttcaaattaaaaagaagaaaaattaaaaaggatcAGAATTATAAAAAGCGGGTGGTATATATTGTAGTGCTGCTGTGCTGTGAGGAAAAGCACTTGATtttctgtatatatatttatatatatacatacatacctTGGTGGAAGCCGTTGGTGGCTGTGCGGATCTCTTCGTAGGAGAAGCATCTCCAGGTTGGTTTCTGAGGGGGGTTTGAATCATTAATGAGTGCAGGGTCTACTACTAAGGTTTTGTTCTCATGGAGGGGAGGAGAAGTGCTTTCCTCAGATGCTGCTTCTTCGGCTCGGCTTCTGCGGCCGATGGACAGCAGCCGCTTCAGGCTTCTGCTTCTCAGCTGCAGCTGCCGCATTTGTATCAGAAGAAACTCTCAAGCTAGCGCCTTCCttattactctctctctctccctctctctctctctttctctctctacaaatgGTGTGTTATATGCTTATGtttaaagaagaagatgaattaaaGAAGGGGAAACTGAAGAAGGGGAGGGGAGAGGACGAGACTCAAAagaatagaattttaaaatgaagagcgtagagagagagtgggggggTTGGAGGGAGATATAAAGGCATTAATAGCCTTAAAACACTCTGAagtttgcatatatatatatatatatatatatatatatatatatatatagagagagagagagagagagagagagagagagagagagagagagagcaggactggCTGCTTCTCCAGGAGCACGGAGCTTCCGTgctctgagccgttttcgatgatggaatttccgaatcgacgagtcgctccgttagactttgatctagcgttatttgaagtttttctcagaaataatttttacgattttccgatatcatttacctatgcaatccgaaaggattcaaaatcaataatttttaacggctaaaaataaaaatcctataaaaagtggtgataagtactaaaattttcgtcagaaatattgatcttgtgtAGATAGTACAATTAGAAtttgtattcaaaattttatttgatttgaaaataTTCTACCACGACAACTTAAAGCTTGAAAACGGCAATATCAACCatctaaaaattattgattattTGAATCCTTTCCGATCACTAGGtaataaatatcaaaaactcCGCAAAaatttttctagaaactttaataCCCtgagatcaagtctaacgagcgaTCGCGATTCGAAATTTCATCATCGAGAAGCGGCCTCAGGCGACAGAAGCGCTCCCGTGCTCCTGAGAGGTAGGCGcccgctctatatatataatatatataatatatatatatatatattattaaaaaagagagggagaagttttttaattttttttgcaaaatacaCAGTGACATTAATAAATCACGCGAACAGAGGTTTAACTTTTATCGACTAAGAAGTACGAAGAGAGtgttacttaaaaaaaaaaaaaaaaaaaaaaggggaaaaaaagggagTTGTTTGGgataaattatttcaaatattaaaatcgATCTGTAGGGTGCTTGTAGATTGGGTctccaaaaactcaaaattaggtactttaaaaatcaaatcttaaactattagatatgatttataattaatactTGAAAGCTTTATATATACATCAAACTAATGTAAAATATTTGTGATGATTCTTTTCTTATGCAACAATCAATAGTTTTCTAGCACCGTTGATTTTTCAACTACTTGATACTATTAAGCTAATAATCCTAAATaagttcagattttttttttttttaatcaataaatTTATCTAGAATTTTTGAATTACATTTAACTTTATATTTAACTGATTTTCTACTAACTATTTATAAATGCCTACAAATGGGAATACAACATATTTTAACTCGAAACAAATACTAAAACATCATAGATATATagcattaatttttaaatacttacAAGTGTTCCATACTACTGATCGAAGATCACCATATTGTACTATCTAACTATTTTGCCCTTATTGAGATCACCAATGTTGTCCAAACGCGGGACCCGAAGAGATCAAATTCCATTCCTTTCTACGATCATAATATAAATAAGGTAGAAATGTATGGAATTTATCAAAACTAttgactatttttttattttattattcaatctcttaatttgtttgacttaaataatttgatagctctttgaatataaaatttaagctaattaattattttaataaacatATAGTTATATGAATAATATGAAGTATATACTTATTAAGCTCGTAAAGATAAGTAGCacgttcaaattttgaagttaaagagtGATTAACTAGCTCAACAAGAATAAACTAAAATGTTGgatggtaaaatcaaaatttttgaaggaTCGACATACCATATCAAGATAGGCACTAGTTGAGGTATGTTTTATACATTGTTATCTATAAATTAAGATCACTTATTATATATGCTCCCTGTCCTTCCACTAGGTTCTGGATCACTAGCTTAATATATAGAAGCAGCAAAGGAAAAATGGGgaagataatttttaaaagagcaATACAACTTGTAGATTTGCGTAgaggtgtaaattttataccgCGTCATCTAAAGATTCCTTTTCTCACACTAGTCTTTTCACAtccctattttttaattactaaaAGATCAAAAGAATTGTCTTAATCCTTGGATGGCTTGGATGTAAGATTCACGCCTACTTTATAAGTGTATAGGTAGCAATTTTCTTTTGGATTTAGAAAATAATGAGCTTCCAATTTATAAAAACAAATGTAACATAATTAAGTTATTTAAAGTTTGAAGTAGTAAATATGTAATATCCTAATTTTGGTGGGGATATATAGTCAATTTATTGTCCCTTAATTCTTAAGGCTATGAGGTTTTGCAATAATTTCTCATTCTTAAgtgacaaagagagagagggaagggagAGGGAAGGGAGAGGGTCACTATCTCTGCCACTACTGCTCTGTGGGGGAAACTGGCATTGTATGGGCCACCCTTGGCCAACATGGTAGTTTGACAACTCAATCAAGCACCATTAGTTAGGCCTGGCCCATTTGATCAGGACCATTGGTTAATTTGATGCATCTTATTCTTGTTGCATCATCTTGTTGGGGCATGTGTTGTGTAGTGCTTGGATTTGTCACCTAGAATTGGGAATGATAGGTGAGAAGGTGAGCTAGGAGAAGAGATTGGAGGGGCTGTTTTGTATTCTTTTGATGTGTTTGTGTTTGtgtcatatatatgtatattatgcATATTATTCCCATAGATAGATACAGAGAGAGGCTTAGTTGTCTATGGGGTAGATAGGGGCATCTGATAGGAGGAGGTTGCAATTGGGTTGGGTCACACTTCAATTATTGGGACACCaattgatctacattattattTAGGCAAATAGCTAGACATGAAGAATATATATGTGCATATTCTAACTCTAGAGTTAGAGTCACATTGCACACAATATCTTTTATTTGtgaccgatcgtccctagagtaagtggcaaagggcttggtggttgatacttgagacccaagttcgaatcctagttgattcacatttccagctaagtttatttctaaaatgaaataaacaaagcgggtagcatgcttacctttctctctcaaaaaaaaaaaaatcttttatttgtgTAATAAGGATGAGGAAtaaccactacaacaaaaacggtctatagcgacacttttaaatgtaggtatatgtcaaaaaagtgctgctagctaaaattaccgacacttttaaaaagtgttgctatatgtggggtcgctaggtatatagtgacagttaaagagtgtcgctataacctaaaagagtgctgttaatttatcaacatttatttaagcatttagcaaccgctgaaactctatctcgttggctgcggtggtggaggaggacaACAGTAaagactcttcgtctagaatttcagtggattgagtgaagagagaagaaaagatggtaattgatttttcttttttttttcttttctgtttgtaatcgggccaaatggactgggtgtggtgggttgagtagagtaatcttttatttttggttggattgggctttatatttaggcattagtagatgtgtttttaagttttagtataaatgggatacttactcaaaagtgtcccaaacatgtgtccctataacctaattctgttgtagtgaacaTGTAGAGTTAGGATTAAGTGACACAtttttaaattgataatttcTTTTGACATGTGTTAAATTCAAGTGTAGGTAATTAGTATTGGTTTTTAATATACATGACATTTAGAGGCCAACGAGCAAGAAATCCTAGCTTTCCCATTGTTACTTCTTATGCATCAAACATTTGCCTTTCCAAATTACTCATCGTCAACTTTAAGACTACTTTGATTTCTAGCAAATTGTCTTTAAGTtttgaaacaattttttttttcttttgttgaaaaaaaagaTTGCAAACTATATGTGTCATTCAATATATAAATGAATCCAGTTACATGTGTGGTGCAGGTAGGCCTCAAAatcaaaagagtaaaataaaaaagatccaAAAAAGATCGATTAAGAAACAATAAGAAAAGGAACAAATCCCAAAATTGCCTATAAAACCTGTCCCCACAATTCCATCAAATTACAAATGCCTGCAAGCACCAACTGAGGGTCCTTTCTcctattctaaaatatttgttgTTCCTTAATTTCTAACCAAACTGCCCACTCAGCAATCACAAGTGCAGTAAGATCCTTCCTTCTACACCGAAAGCCCATCATCCTAACCCATAGTTCTTGAACTCTCTCTATCAATTGTCTTGTCTATAAGTCAGAAATTCCACAAGAACAAAAAATGTAAAGTATACACAAGTAGCGAAC
This genomic window contains:
- the LOC109725668 gene encoding probable receptor-like serine/threonine-protein kinase At5g57670, with the translated sequence MRQLQLRSRSLKRLLSIGRRSRAEEAASEESTSPPLHENKTLVVDPALINDSNPPQKPTWRCFSYEEIRTATNGFHQDNLVGRGGYAEVYRGVMQNGEVIAVKRLTQAATDEQKEKDFLTELGTIGHVRHPNVSCLLGCCVDRELYLIFEFSSRGSVSSNLHDENSAPMAWKLRFEIAVGTARGLQYLHKGCQRRIIHRDIKTSNVLLTSNFVPQISDFGLARWLPKEWTHRAVAPIEGTFGCLAPEYFTHGIVDEKTDVFAFGVFLLELISGRKPVDGSHKSLLSWAKPYLSDGIVEALVDPRLGGGGGYDVEQLKRLTFVAALCIRASATWRPSMTEVFELLEDGEISQERWKMPEEEEDEFWGFDDLDDDHEFDTPSSSSSLIST